CCCGGGTTTTTTAGAGAACAGCCGTTTTTTGAAAACCATACGGATGTTATGCCACTTATAATAAATGATAAAATAGAAGCTATTATTATATTTAAATATAATCCTGAAAACGCACCAGTACAAGCAGTGCTGACAGAAGAAATTGTAGGGGCGATATCCGCTTCCTATTCATTTTTAACTCAAAATTATGAAGTTTATTCGAATGAGCAAAAGTACCGTAAATTATACGGGATGACAGACCTTTTCCATTCGACGATGGATATCGATGTAATTTTGGAAAATGTCCTCATAACAATAGAAGAAAATTTTCCAGGGCTGGAAGTTGAACTGATCTTGTCAAATGACCAAGATCGCCAAACGAGAGTGAAAATAAAGCCTTTCGACTATTTATCGGAACGCCCTGCAACAATCGAATCTTTCGTGTCGGGTGAATTGAAAGAGGATATAGCCGTTGAACAAAACCGTCGATTATTAAATGTGCCTATAAAAGGGAGACAAGCAATCTACGGGATTTTACAGGTGAAAGCACCCGTCAATTACTCGTTTACAAGTCCAGAAAAAGAATTTATCCGTATGCTTGCCCAAGCTTCAGGAAATGCTTTGGAAAACGCGAAGCTCTATCATCAATCACATCGTCTTATCACGGATTTACAGTTAATTAATGAAACTTCCCATCGTTTAAATATGAAATTGACGATTAGTGAAATGCTTTTATTTTTACAAAAGCAAATGTTGAAATCTTTTCAGCCTTTGGAAATTGGCTTCCTGTTTAAGGAAGATGAAAAGTATATCATGACTGAAGCGTGTACAGAACTTTTCAATCGTATAGCATGTAACGTATATATTCAGCATGTGGAAAAACATTTTCATTCGACACAAGACCCATTGTTTATTGCTGATTTCAGCCGTCTTATTTCAGGAGACATTGAGTATAAGTCGATAATGGCCATTCCAATGATTGTAGAAGAAGATATTATAGGGTTTAGCCTTGTATTGCATAAAGAGCCGTATTTTTTCTCCTTTGATAGCTTCAAATTAATGCAATCGCTTATTCACCATTCGTCATTAGCCATTTCCAATTCGGTATTACGTGAACAGCTTCAGGAGATGGTGGATCAAGACCATTTAACAAAGCTTTACGCAAGAAGTTACTCTGATTCATACGTGGAAAAAGCTATTCAAAAGGACGATTCAGGAATGTTTCTTTTAATTGATATTGATAACTTTAAAAAGGTTAATGACACATATGGGCATCAAGTCGGGGATGATGTCATTGTACAAATTGCCAGACGACTGCAAAATGAAATAGGGAAAAGAGGTATTTGCTCGCGCTGGGGCGGTGAAGAACTCGCCATCTATATTCCGAACATTTCTGACATAGAAGCAATTGAAATTTCAGATGCAATTGTACAAATGGTACCAAATGTAACAAATCCTTCAGTTACGGTATCTGCGGGAATGATTACGTGGAATAAGAGCAGCCGTCCGGATTTCAAAAATATGTTTTTGCAAGCAGATATTGCACTATACCATGCAAAGCGAAACGGAAAAAACCGTCTATGTGTATATGAAAAACCTATGGAACTACAATATTAATGGGAGTACCCGGAATAATAATTTTTCGGGCACTCCCATTTTAGCAATTAAATATTAAATATGTTTTAACAGTATATTCGCAAATTTTTCCAAACCATCTTTATCTTCAGAAGTAAAACGTGCTTCAGTCGGGCTATCGATATCTAAAACACCTAAAACGACACCATTTTTAATTAAAGGAATAACGATTTCCGATTTTGATGCCGCGTCACAAGCGATATGACCAGGGAAAGCGTGAACATCGTCTACAACCATTGTTTGCTCCTTCGCAACCGTTGTACCGCAAACGCCGCGCCCTACAGGAATTCGCACACAAGCAGGCAAGCCTTGGAATGGTCCAAGCACCAATTCGCCTTCATTCATTAA
This window of the Solibacillus isronensis genome carries:
- a CDS encoding sensor domain-containing diguanylate cyclase translates to MVENQQKIDQFKSDILSLCMNTKLQRSKFYDYFFLLKENLIKHFDMEHCYLFHVSENKLKPIDNLELMNVDVTLDLIQPYFNGNKVVKLPGFFREQPFFENHTDVMPLIINDKIEAIIIFKYNPENAPVQAVLTEEIVGAISASYSFLTQNYEVYSNEQKYRKLYGMTDLFHSTMDIDVILENVLITIEENFPGLEVELILSNDQDRQTRVKIKPFDYLSERPATIESFVSGELKEDIAVEQNRRLLNVPIKGRQAIYGILQVKAPVNYSFTSPEKEFIRMLAQASGNALENAKLYHQSHRLITDLQLINETSHRLNMKLTISEMLLFLQKQMLKSFQPLEIGFLFKEDEKYIMTEACTELFNRIACNVYIQHVEKHFHSTQDPLFIADFSRLISGDIEYKSIMAIPMIVEEDIIGFSLVLHKEPYFFSFDSFKLMQSLIHHSSLAISNSVLREQLQEMVDQDHLTKLYARSYSDSYVEKAIQKDDSGMFLLIDIDNFKKVNDTYGHQVGDDVIVQIARRLQNEIGKRGICSRWGGEELAIYIPNISDIEAIEISDAIVQMVPNVTNPSVTVSAGMITWNKSSRPDFKNMFLQADIALYHAKRNGKNRLCVYEKPMELQY
- a CDS encoding GAF domain-containing protein — protein: MFGNITYNGTLTEQYNQLSKQLDALLEGENNLIANLSNASALLNTFLKEINWVGFYLMNEGELVLGPFQGLPACVRIPVGRGVCGTTVAKEQTMVVDDVHAFPGHIACDAASKSEIVIPLIKNGVVLGVLDIDSPTEARFTSEDKDGLEKFANILLKHI